The following coding sequences lie in one Arachis hypogaea cultivar Tifrunner chromosome 4, arahy.Tifrunner.gnm2.J5K5, whole genome shotgun sequence genomic window:
- the LOC112797622 gene encoding polyphenol oxidase I, chloroplastic: MSPFSRVLSTFFALIIVLFFLINTTTISSSLFTKINAFSHFLATFHGKNNHHYSSNDQTDQPNLSLRRSTWRNPFIAFKGINDISPSSVFTKKNISRAISPDIAKCGPVELPPNAITLPYCCPILPSPLKIIDFKEFAKPNAPLRVRKPIHLLDDEYMAKLEKGIAIMKSLPENDPRNYIQQAKVHCVYCNGGYPQKPPFQNLKIDIHRSWLFYPFHRWYIYFFERILGNLIGDPNFAVPYWSWDSIEGMQMPKYFANPNSSLYHHLRDPRHLPPYIVDLNYHVNAESTTQDQQVKYNLAFMYKQMVLADTKEVFMGGVYRHGDQAQPAIGSVELAPHNTVHKWVGRADLPSQEDMGTFYTAARDPIFYPHHSNLDRLWGIWTSLDGGRKDYRDDQDWLDSEFFFYDENLNLVRVNIRDSLDTKKLGYVYEEVELPWLNASPKPSRSKLQRQEKKASLLASSQDPMTTTITKFPLVLDSKVSVVVNRPKKLRSKLEKEREEEVLVMEIVDLHSDKDVKFDVHVDDDEEMLSGPDKAEFVGTFTSVPHGSHKSKTKYLVAISKVLEILEAEEDENIVVTLAPIVGKGLVSIGSIMVEYIPK; this comes from the coding sequence ATGAGTCCTTTTTCACGGGTTCTATCTACTTTCTTTGCTCTCATTATTGTCCTCTTCTTTCTCATCAACACCACCACCATCTCCTCTTCATTATTCACCAAAATCAATGCTTTCTCTCACTTCTTGGCCACTTTTCACGGCAAAAACAACCACCACTACTCCTCCAATGACCAAACAGATCAACCCAATCTTAGTCTACGGAGATCCACATGGAGGAACCCTTTCATTGCCTTCAAGGGTATAAATGACATTTCACCCTCCTCTGTTTTCACAAAGAAAAACATATCAAGAGCAATCTCCCCAGATATTGCAAAGTGTGGCCCTGTAGAGCTACCTCCAAATGCAATAACCCTACCATATTGTTGTCCAATTCTACCCTCACCCTTAAAGATCATAGATTTCAAAGAATTTGCAAAACCAAATGCTCCTCTTAGGGTTAGAAAACCAATCCACTTGCTAGATGATGAGTACATGGCCAAATTAGAAAAGGGCATTGCCATTATGAAATCACTACCTGAAAATGACCCACGTAATTACATACAACAAGCCAAAGTCCATTGTGTTTATTGCAATGGTGGTTACCCTCAAAAACCCCCCTTCCAAAACCTAAAGATTGACATCCATAGATCATGGCTTTTCTACCCTTTCCACCGTTGGTACATCTATTTCTTTGAGAGAATCTTGGGGAATCTAATTGGGGATCCAAATTTCGCTGTCCCATATTGGAGTTGGGATTCCATTGAAGGCATGCAAATGCCAAAGTACTTTGCAAACCCAAACTCTTCACTTTACCACCACCTTAGAGACCCAAGACACTTACCACCTTATATCGTTGACCTTAACTACCACGTCAATGCTGAATCCACTACTCAAGATCAACAAGTCAAATATAATCTTGCATTCATGTACAAGCAAATGGTTTTGGCGGATACTAAAGAAGTTTTCATGGGCGGTGTTTATCGTCATGGGGATCAAGCTCAGCCGGCCATTGGTTCGGTTGAGCTTGCTCCCCATAACACCGTCCATAAATGGGTCGGAAGGGCCGATCTTCCGAGCCAGGAAGACATGGGAACGTTCTATACGGCGGCCAGAGACCCCATTTTCTATCCTCATCATTCGAATTTGGATAGGTTATGGGGGATTTGGACTTCTTTGGATGGTGGTAGAAAAGATTATAGAGATGATCAAGATTGGTTAGATTCTGAATTTTTCTTCTATGATGAGAATCTGAATCTTGTTCGTGTTAATATAAGAGATTCTCTTGATACTAAGAAGTTAGGGTATGTTTATGAAGAAGTTGAACTTCCTTGGCTTAATGCTTCTCCAAAACCAAGTAGAAGCAAGTTGCAAAGGCAAGAAAAGAAGGCTTCACTTTTGGCATCATCACAAGATCCAATGACTACTACTATTACCAAGTTTCCTTTGGTTTTGGATTCTAAGGTAAGTGTTGTTGTTAATAGGCCTAAGAAATTGAGAAGTAAATTGGAGAAGGAAAGAGAGGAAGAGGttttggttatggagattgttgATTTGCATAGTGATAAAGATGTTAAGTTTGATGTtcatgttgatgatgatgaagaaatgcTGAGTGGGCCAGATAAAGCAGAGTTTGTTGGCACTTTTACAAGTGTGCCACATGGTAGCCATAAATCAAAGACTAAGTATTTGGTTGCTATATCAAAGGTGTTGGAGATTTTGGAAgctgaagaagatgaaaatattgtGGTAACATTAGCCCCTATTGTTGGAAAAGGTTTGGTCAGCATAGGAAGCATCATGGTTGAGTATATACCAAAGTAG